A window of the Streptomyces sp. NBC_00454 genome harbors these coding sequences:
- a CDS encoding CBS domain-containing protein, whose protein sequence is MTLVQMQPRSVRANLLHRTVDDAMEAAGPQVCDDMTVEVALSVMASARAGHLLVCDEDGLCTGLVTQAQLTAIRDGSAYTDRVRLRDVLGDRGPFTSPMTTMAEAEHAMSYRRLDALPVVDEQGSALGVLALAR, encoded by the coding sequence TTGACGCTGGTCCAGATGCAGCCCCGCTCGGTACGTGCCAATCTTCTGCACCGGACGGTGGACGATGCCATGGAGGCGGCCGGCCCGCAGGTGTGTGACGACATGACGGTCGAAGTGGCCCTGTCCGTCATGGCCAGTGCCCGCGCGGGTCATCTGCTCGTCTGCGACGAGGACGGCCTGTGCACCGGGCTGGTCACCCAGGCCCAGCTCACCGCCATCCGCGACGGCAGCGCGTACACGGACCGGGTCCGGCTGCGCGATGTCCTCGGTGACCGCGGGCCGTTCACCTCGCCGATGACCACCATGGCCGAGGCCGAACACGCGATGAGCTACCGCCGGCTCGACGCCCTGCCCGTCGTCGACGAACAAGGCAGCGCTCTGGGCGTCCTCGCCCTCGCACGCTGA
- a CDS encoding DsbA family protein, producing MKLVYVFDAYCGWSYGFAPTLAEVTLRHPGLPVEVVSGGLFTGSRAVPIREFGYVRGANAKISELTGVEFGAGYERLIADGSFVMDSLDAARGMAVLRRAAPERAVELAMAVQAAFYQDGLSLSDPGTFTRIAVAAGLDPLEVASALAAPAAALAAEADFRRAAALGAQAYPTLLAQDGDRTKVLAVGHAGPDKIDTLLEQFAAARTHSAAPSR from the coding sequence ATGAAACTCGTCTACGTCTTCGACGCCTACTGCGGCTGGTCCTACGGCTTCGCCCCCACCCTGGCCGAGGTCACCCTGCGTCACCCCGGACTGCCCGTCGAGGTCGTGTCGGGCGGCTTGTTCACCGGGTCGCGGGCCGTGCCGATCCGCGAGTTCGGCTACGTCCGGGGCGCCAACGCCAAGATCAGCGAGCTGACCGGTGTCGAATTCGGGGCCGGGTACGAGCGGCTGATCGCCGACGGCTCGTTCGTCATGGATTCTCTGGACGCCGCCCGGGGCATGGCGGTGCTGCGACGGGCGGCCCCGGAGCGGGCGGTGGAGCTGGCCATGGCCGTGCAGGCCGCGTTCTACCAGGACGGCCTGAGCCTGTCCGACCCTGGCACTTTCACTCGGATCGCCGTGGCAGCCGGCCTTGACCCGTTGGAGGTCGCCTCCGCACTCGCCGCACCGGCCGCCGCTCTCGCGGCCGAGGCCGACTTCCGGCGGGCGGCAGCCCTGGGCGCGCAGGCCTACCCGACCCTCCTGGCCCAGGACGGCGACCGCACCAAGGTCCTCGCCGTCGGCCACGCGGGTCCCGACAAGATCGACACGCTCCTTGAGCAGTTCGCCGCCGCCCGCACCCACTCGGCCGCGCCCAGCCGCTGA
- a CDS encoding cold-shock protein codes for MAAGTVKWFNAAKGFGFIEQEGGGDDVFAHFSNIAAQGFRELLEGQRVTFDIAQGQKGPTAENIVPV; via the coding sequence ATGGCTGCTGGCACCGTGAAGTGGTTCAACGCGGCAAAGGGTTTCGGCTTCATCGAGCAGGAGGGTGGCGGCGACGACGTCTTCGCCCACTTCTCGAACATTGCCGCTCAGGGCTTCCGGGAGCTGCTCGAAGGCCAGAGGGTCACCTTCGACATCGCGCAGGGCCAGAAGGGCCCGACGGCCGAGAACATCGTTCCGGTCTGA
- a CDS encoding ABC transporter ATP-binding protein gives MTQQQESQPQQDDATTEPPMVVVDGVRRSFGTGPQAVHALRGVSFEVRRGELTALKGRSGSGKTTLLNLVGGLDTPTDGSVRLDGTDLAGLDEEGRLALRRDRIGFVFQSFGLIPALTAAENVGVPMRLRKVPAKQREERARTLLALVGLAEQTEQRPGELSGGQQQRVAVARALANEPDLIIADEPTGQLDSDTGRQIMRLLRAVVRSEGVTALVATHDPALMELADRVVELRDGRIVDAEADS, from the coding sequence ATGACGCAGCAACAGGAGTCGCAGCCACAGCAGGACGACGCCACCACAGAGCCGCCGATGGTGGTCGTGGACGGCGTACGGCGCAGCTTCGGCACCGGACCACAGGCCGTCCACGCGCTGCGCGGAGTGTCGTTCGAGGTCCGCCGCGGCGAACTCACCGCGCTCAAAGGGCGGTCGGGATCCGGCAAGACCACCCTGCTCAACCTGGTCGGCGGCCTCGACACCCCGACCGACGGCAGCGTCCGCCTCGACGGCACCGACCTGGCCGGCCTGGACGAGGAAGGCCGCCTCGCGCTGCGCCGCGACCGGATCGGTTTCGTGTTCCAGTCCTTCGGCCTGATACCCGCCCTGACCGCCGCCGAGAACGTCGGGGTCCCGATGCGGCTGCGCAAGGTTCCGGCGAAGCAGCGCGAGGAGCGGGCCCGTACCCTCCTGGCCCTCGTCGGCCTCGCCGAGCAGACCGAGCAGCGCCCCGGCGAACTCTCCGGCGGCCAGCAGCAGCGGGTGGCCGTCGCCCGCGCCCTCGCCAACGAGCCCGACCTGATCATCGCGGACGAACCCACCGGCCAGCTCGACTCCGACACCGGCCGCCAGATCATGCGGCTGCTGCGCGCGGTGGTGCGCAGCGAGGGCGTCACGGCGCTGGTCGCCACGCACGACCCGGCCCTGATGGAGCTGGCGGACCGGGTGGTGGAACTGCGCGACGGCCGGATCGTGGACGCGGAGGCCGACTCCTAG
- a CDS encoding DEAD/DEAH box helicase: MNPTRTNDRSSRTRSRTGGPAFGNGAGSERGNRFGSPARSRSAGPSRSGGSGRRPAAVQGEFAPPKTITPALPAVEAFADLDMPAELLAALGAQGVSVPFPIQGATLPNTLAGRDVLGRGRTGSGKTLAFGLALLARTAGQRAEPHQPLALILVPTRELAQQVTDALTPYARAVRLRLATVVGGMPIGRQAGALRGGAEVVVATPGRLKDLIDRGDCRLNQVAITVLDEADQMADMGFMPQVTALLDQVRPEGQRMLFSATLDRNVDLLVRRYLTDPVVHSVDPSQGAVTTMEHHVLYVHGADKQRTTTEIAARDGRVIMFLDTKHAVDRLTQDLLDSGVRAAALHGGKSQPQRTRTLAQFKTGHVTVLVATNVAARGIHVDNLDLVVNVDPPTDHKDYLHRGGRTARAGESGSVVTLVTPNQRRDMTRLMSAAGIVPQTTQVRSGEEALGRITGAQAPSGIPVTIAAPVSERPKRRTASRGRRSPASATRRVNVRQSAFDAAA; this comes from the coding sequence ATGAACCCCACACGTACGAACGACCGATCCTCCCGTACCCGCAGCCGCACCGGCGGCCCTGCTTTCGGCAACGGCGCGGGTTCGGAGCGGGGCAACCGATTCGGCTCCCCGGCCCGGAGCCGTTCCGCAGGTCCGAGCCGCTCGGGCGGCTCGGGCCGCCGGCCCGCCGCGGTACAGGGCGAGTTCGCGCCGCCGAAGACGATCACTCCCGCGCTGCCCGCCGTCGAAGCCTTCGCCGATCTCGACATGCCGGCCGAGCTGCTGGCCGCCCTCGGCGCGCAGGGCGTGAGCGTGCCCTTCCCGATCCAGGGCGCCACCCTGCCCAACACCCTTGCGGGCCGGGACGTCCTCGGGCGTGGCCGGACCGGCTCGGGAAAGACCCTGGCGTTCGGCCTCGCCCTGCTGGCCCGCACCGCCGGGCAGCGCGCCGAGCCCCACCAGCCACTCGCGCTGATCCTCGTACCCACCCGCGAACTGGCCCAGCAGGTGACCGACGCCCTCACCCCGTACGCCCGTGCGGTCAGGCTCCGCCTTGCCACCGTCGTCGGCGGCATGCCCATCGGCCGCCAGGCGGGCGCCCTGCGCGGCGGCGCCGAAGTCGTGGTTGCCACCCCCGGACGTCTGAAGGACCTCATCGACCGTGGTGACTGCCGCCTGAACCAGGTCGCGATCACCGTCCTCGACGAAGCCGACCAGATGGCCGACATGGGCTTCATGCCGCAGGTCACCGCCCTGCTCGACCAGGTGCGCCCCGAGGGCCAGCGGATGCTGTTCTCCGCCACCCTGGACCGCAACGTCGACCTGCTGGTGCGCCGCTACCTGACGGACCCGGTCGTGCACTCCGTCGATCCCTCGCAGGGCGCGGTGACCACGATGGAGCACCACGTCCTGTACGTCCACGGCGCCGACAAGCAGCGGACGACGACGGAGATCGCCGCCCGCGACGGCCGCGTGATCATGTTCCTCGACACCAAGCACGCCGTGGACCGCCTCACCCAGGACCTCCTCGACAGCGGGGTCCGCGCCGCGGCCCTGCACGGCGGGAAGTCCCAGCCGCAGCGGACCCGGACACTGGCCCAGTTCAAGACCGGACACGTCACCGTCCTGGTCGCCACGAACGTCGCCGCCCGCGGCATCCACGTGGACAACCTCGACCTCGTCGTCAACGTGGACCCGCCGACCGACCACAAGGACTACCTCCACCGCGGCGGCCGCACCGCCCGCGCCGGCGAGTCCGGCAGCGTCGTCACCCTGGTCACCCCCAACCAGCGCCGCGACATGACCCGCCTCATGTCCGCCGCCGGCATCGTTCCCCAGACCACTCAGGTCCGCTCGGGTGAGGAGGCGCTGGGCCGGATCACCGGTGCCCAGGCCCCCTCCGGCATCCCGGTCACCATCGCCGCACCGGTGTCCGAGCGGCCCAAGCGCAGAACGGCCTCCCGCGGCCGGCGCAGTCCCGCTTCGGCCACTCGGCGCGTGAACGTGCGGCAGTCCGCCTTTGATGCGGCGGCCTGA
- a CDS encoding SCO5918 family protein, with product MRCVIARFPFDLTKSGVLESMKGIKPEEVVGDSVIIGRRIYPVKQVGQVITRQDRRDFSVGEVLRAMTQLGFTCRGLPRAAAPMRVLSPVQQASAMLGVPMAV from the coding sequence ATGCGCTGTGTCATCGCCCGTTTCCCGTTCGACCTGACCAAGAGCGGCGTCCTGGAATCGATGAAGGGCATCAAGCCCGAGGAGGTCGTCGGCGACTCCGTGATCATCGGCCGCCGCATCTACCCCGTGAAGCAGGTCGGCCAGGTCATCACCCGGCAGGACCGCCGCGACTTCAGCGTCGGTGAAGTCCTGCGGGCCATGACCCAGCTCGGCTTCACCTGCCGCGGCCTTCCCCGGGCCGCCGCGCCCATGCGCGTCCTCAGCCCGGTCCAGCAGGCATCCGCGATGCTCGGGGTCCCGATGGCCGTCTGA
- a CDS encoding MarR family winged helix-turn-helix transcriptional regulator: MGEGAGIGSAQEAANDELVLAFGRLQGAAGRLEYLLGGAIEEEFGISHLMYEVLLIVGRAGGAGMSMRAIAQERVLTTGGMTRLVDRMEAAGLVVRADDPADRRGKLVRLTGRGEDIVVRASRVHVENVRRHFLAPLPEEAREQFMECLRILSHSARDALPRLR; this comes from the coding sequence GTGGGTGAAGGTGCGGGGATCGGTTCGGCACAGGAGGCGGCGAACGACGAGCTGGTGCTCGCGTTCGGACGGCTGCAGGGGGCCGCGGGGCGGCTGGAGTACCTGCTCGGCGGTGCGATCGAGGAGGAGTTCGGGATCAGCCACCTGATGTACGAGGTGCTGCTGATCGTGGGCCGGGCGGGCGGCGCGGGCATGTCGATGCGGGCCATCGCGCAGGAGCGGGTCCTGACCACGGGCGGGATGACCCGCCTGGTGGACCGGATGGAGGCGGCCGGCCTGGTGGTGCGCGCCGATGACCCCGCGGACCGCCGGGGCAAGCTGGTACGGCTCACCGGGCGGGGTGAGGACATCGTGGTGCGGGCCAGCCGGGTGCACGTGGAGAACGTCCGCCGCCACTTCCTGGCACCGCTGCCCGAGGAGGCGCGGGAGCAGTTCATGGAGTGCCTGCGGATCCTCTCCCACTCGGCGCGGGACGCCCTGCCCCGCCTGCGGTAG
- a CDS encoding MerR family transcriptional regulator: MTAHDSFDGRLDDDDYPAYTMGRAAEMLGTTQAFLRALGEARLITPLRSDGGHRRYSRYQLRIAARARELVDQGTPIESACRIIILEDQLEEAQRINAEYRRAAGSSAPSAAV, from the coding sequence ATGACCGCACACGACTCGTTCGACGGCCGTCTCGACGACGACGACTACCCCGCCTACACCATGGGTCGAGCCGCAGAAATGCTCGGCACCACCCAAGCCTTCCTCCGCGCCCTCGGTGAGGCCCGCCTCATCACACCACTCCGCTCGGACGGTGGACACCGCCGCTACTCGCGCTACCAGCTGCGCATCGCTGCCCGCGCCCGCGAACTCGTCGACCAGGGCACCCCCATCGAGTCCGCCTGCCGCATCATCATCCTCGAAGACCAACTCGAAGAAGCCCAGCGCATCAACGCCGAATACCGCCGCGCCGCCGGATCATCCGCTCCGTCGGCCGCAGTGTGA
- a CDS encoding helix-turn-helix domain-containing protein translates to MAPVTDTDEPVAALRRLLDLLAQGAPVEEFARPGAQARSAGAPAAVQAFVEEATGVALDIRRTLEQHRRREAELTALFDTAGDLAALRDLDAVLRAIVRRARTLLGTDVAYLTLNDPVVGDTFMRVTDGSVSAAFQQLRLGMGEGLGGLVAQTARPYASADYRVDDRFRHTSTIDSGVSEEGLRGILGVPLRVGTRVIGVLYAADRSVRDFAPDAVTLLSSLADHAAVAIDGARLLEETRTALVELNSATETARAQSEAMRLATETHDRLTDLVLRGGDVTDVAREVAALLRGGLVVHDADGTELARVATGPIGPPAQGVAASRSGGRAVPVDGVWVCAVLAGPELLGSIALTGRADLSDTDRRLFERTGLVTALLLLLRRSVAHAEDRVRGELLSDLLTPQSPGRTRDSGSQTIRARKLGVDLSHPHTILVLHCDAALRPRLSAETARHARALDGLAGLHEGHIVLLAPADRPGELARSLAAELGRALGAPVTVGSAGPADRPGGLPDVYAQAVRCLEALHALGHTGYGAALGDLGFVGLLLGEGGDVGGYVHQVLGPVIDYDAQRGTELVQTLRAYYTHGASLSKAKDALHIHVNTVVQRLDRIGRLLGEDWNSPARALELQLALRLHLLTKSAPPRPTA, encoded by the coding sequence ATGGCTCCCGTGACCGATACCGACGAGCCCGTGGCCGCGCTGCGCCGACTGCTCGACCTGCTCGCCCAGGGCGCCCCCGTGGAGGAGTTCGCCCGGCCCGGCGCGCAGGCTCGTAGCGCCGGGGCACCTGCCGCCGTGCAGGCGTTCGTCGAGGAGGCGACCGGGGTCGCCCTGGACATCCGCCGCACCCTGGAGCAGCACCGCCGGCGCGAGGCGGAACTCACCGCCCTCTTCGACACGGCCGGGGACCTGGCGGCGCTGCGCGATCTCGACGCGGTGCTACGGGCCATCGTGCGGCGTGCCAGGACCCTGCTGGGCACGGACGTCGCGTACCTCACGCTCAACGACCCGGTCGTGGGCGATACGTTCATGCGCGTCACCGACGGTTCCGTCTCCGCCGCCTTCCAGCAGTTGCGGCTCGGCATGGGCGAGGGGCTCGGCGGTCTCGTCGCGCAGACCGCCCGCCCGTACGCCAGCGCCGACTACCGCGTGGACGACCGTTTCCGGCACACCAGCACCATCGACTCCGGAGTGAGCGAGGAGGGGCTGCGGGGCATCCTCGGCGTTCCGCTGCGGGTGGGCACGCGCGTGATAGGGGTGCTCTACGCGGCCGACCGCTCGGTGCGCGACTTCGCCCCCGACGCGGTCACGCTGCTGTCCTCGCTCGCCGACCACGCGGCCGTGGCCATCGACGGCGCCCGGCTGCTGGAGGAGACGCGTACGGCCCTCGTGGAGCTCAACTCCGCGACCGAGACGGCGCGTGCGCAGAGCGAGGCCATGCGGCTGGCCACCGAGACCCACGACCGGCTCACCGACCTGGTCCTGCGCGGCGGGGACGTCACCGACGTGGCCCGGGAGGTGGCCGCGCTGCTGCGGGGCGGGCTGGTGGTGCACGATGCCGACGGGACCGAGCTGGCCCGGGTCGCCACCGGGCCGATCGGCCCGCCCGCCCAGGGGGTCGCGGCTTCCCGGTCCGGGGGCCGGGCCGTTCCGGTGGACGGCGTGTGGGTCTGCGCCGTCCTGGCCGGGCCGGAACTCCTCGGCTCCATCGCCCTGACGGGGCGGGCGGACCTCTCGGACACCGACCGGCGGCTGTTCGAGCGCACCGGCCTGGTCACCGCGCTCCTGCTGCTGCTGCGCCGGTCGGTGGCCCACGCCGAGGACCGGGTCCGCGGCGAACTGCTCAGCGACCTGCTGACCCCGCAGAGCCCCGGGCGGACGCGCGACAGCGGCAGCCAGACGATCCGGGCCCGGAAACTGGGCGTCGACCTCTCGCACCCGCACACCATCCTGGTGCTGCACTGCGACGCGGCCCTGCGGCCCCGCCTCTCCGCGGAGACGGCCCGGCACGCGCGGGCCCTCGACGGCCTGGCCGGGCTGCACGAGGGCCACATCGTGCTCCTCGCCCCGGCCGATCGGCCCGGGGAGCTCGCCCGCTCCCTGGCCGCGGAGCTGGGCAGGGCCCTGGGCGCGCCGGTCACCGTGGGATCCGCCGGCCCGGCCGACCGTCCGGGCGGGCTGCCGGACGTGTACGCGCAGGCCGTGCGCTGCCTGGAGGCCCTGCACGCGCTGGGCCACACCGGCTACGGCGCCGCCCTCGGCGACCTGGGCTTCGTCGGGCTGCTGCTCGGCGAGGGCGGCGACGTCGGCGGGTACGTCCACCAGGTGCTGGGCCCGGTCATCGACTACGACGCCCAGCGCGGCACCGAGCTGGTGCAGACCCTCCGGGCCTACTACACGCACGGCGCCAGCCTCTCCAAGGCCAAGGACGCCCTGCACATCCACGTCAACACGGTGGTGCAGCGCCTCGACCGGATCGGCCGGCTCCTGGGCGAGGACTGGAACTCCCCCGCCCGGGCGCTGGAGCTCCAACTCGCCCTGCGCCTGCACCTCCTGACGAAATCCGCCCCGCCCCGGCCGACGGCCTAG
- a CDS encoding alpha/beta fold hydrolase, with the protein MPSWWSQFLFCIDTKGGRRAGRAFLERLKERTGNRDKAISLSSFRARLKVIHRWGLQAPADLSRIHHPALVANGESDRTVPSENTLDLAARLPQGELVPLYPDAGHGGIFQRHAEFVSQALEFLDSQ; encoded by the coding sequence ATGCCGTCCTGGTGGTCGCAGTTCCTCTTCTGCATCGACACCAAGGGCGGCCGACGGGCAGGGCGCGCCTTCCTGGAACGGTTGAAGGAGCGCACAGGCAACCGCGACAAAGCCATCTCGCTGTCGTCGTTCCGTGCCCGACTGAAGGTCATCCACCGGTGGGGCCTCCAGGCGCCGGCAGACCTGTCGCGCATTCACCATCCAGCCCTCGTGGCAAACGGCGAGTCCGACCGGACGGTGCCCAGTGAAAACACCCTGGACTTGGCCGCACGGCTGCCCCAAGGGGAACTCGTACCCCTCTACCCCGACGCCGGACACGGCGGGATCTTCCAACGCCACGCCGAATTCGTTTCGCAGGCGCTTGAGTTCCTCGATTCCCAGTGA
- the asnB gene encoding asparagine synthase (glutamine-hydrolyzing), with protein MCGLAGWIVFGRDEMPEADLAELKPMLESMACRGPDASASWTGPGSAVGHTRLAIVDQAGGRQPMVDQTTSGEPGAVLVFTGEVYNHNELRRELTARGHHFRTRSDTEVVLAAVRQWGAGAVERLEGIFAFVVWDPRERRLLLARDRMGVKPLFYALTPSGVRFGSEPKAVLAHPEAETILDLPGLRELILSSHPMVNSPGRTAFSGLSEVPPAHVVTIDAAGRATLRRYRSLTPREHTDDLPDTIAAVRELLTQAVGDQAVAEVPSCTLLSGGLDSSAIAALAQQTGDRPLTTVSLDLTSKTRPSARDAMRRDDDAPYIALMAEALGSRHHGITPETEGPAPVEATRRVLARSGMTLDDIDVCVGNEPFAAQMLAYCRELDCDPDRFNTRGGSIALGEPYGAAGARLTTTALNTLRQDDASTALISVVAAGGIGMTAVLERLT; from the coding sequence GTGTGTGGGCTCGCTGGCTGGATTGTGTTCGGCCGGGACGAGATGCCGGAAGCGGACTTGGCGGAGCTCAAGCCGATGCTGGAGTCCATGGCCTGCCGGGGCCCGGACGCCTCGGCGTCGTGGACGGGGCCGGGTTCGGCCGTGGGCCACACCCGCCTGGCGATCGTCGACCAGGCCGGCGGCCGCCAGCCCATGGTGGACCAGACCACTTCCGGCGAGCCCGGGGCAGTGCTGGTGTTCACCGGCGAGGTCTACAACCACAACGAGCTGCGTCGCGAGCTCACGGCACGTGGCCACCACTTCCGCACGCGCTCCGATACCGAGGTCGTCCTGGCGGCCGTCCGGCAGTGGGGCGCGGGCGCCGTGGAACGGCTGGAAGGCATCTTCGCGTTCGTTGTGTGGGACCCGCGTGAGCGACGTCTCCTGCTGGCCCGCGACCGGATGGGAGTGAAGCCTCTCTTCTACGCGCTGACCCCCAGCGGTGTCCGATTCGGATCCGAACCCAAAGCCGTCCTGGCCCACCCGGAAGCGGAAACGATTCTCGACCTGCCGGGCCTGCGGGAACTGATCCTGTCCTCGCACCCGATGGTCAACTCACCGGGCCGGACCGCGTTCTCGGGCCTCAGCGAGGTGCCGCCGGCGCACGTGGTCACGATCGACGCCGCCGGCCGGGCCACCCTGCGCCGCTACCGGTCACTGACCCCGCGCGAGCACACCGACGACCTCCCCGACACCATCGCCGCCGTCCGCGAGCTGCTCACCCAGGCGGTCGGCGACCAGGCCGTCGCCGAAGTGCCGTCCTGCACGCTGCTCTCCGGCGGTCTCGACTCCAGCGCCATCGCCGCCCTGGCCCAGCAGACCGGCGACAGGCCCCTCACCACCGTCTCCCTCGACCTGACCTCGAAGACGAGGCCGTCCGCCCGCGACGCGATGCGCCGCGACGACGACGCCCCCTACATCGCCCTGATGGCCGAAGCCCTCGGCTCCCGCCACCACGGCATCACCCCCGAAACCGAGGGACCGGCACCCGTCGAAGCCACCCGCCGCGTCCTCGCCCGTAGCGGCATGACCCTCGATGACATCGACGTCTGCGTCGGCAACGAACCCTTCGCCGCCCAAATGCTCGCCTACTGCCGGGAACTCGACTGCGACCCGGACCGCTTCAACACCCGAGGCGGCTCCATCGCGCTGGGCGAGCCGTACGGCGCCGCCGGCGCCCGCCTGACCACCACCGCCCTCAACACCCTGCGCCAGGACGACGCCTCCACCGCCCTGATCTCCGTCGTCGCCGCGGGCGGCATCGGCATGACCGCCGTCCTCGAACGCCTCACCTGA
- a CDS encoding MFS transporter, producing the protein MASTATAPPAPSGIRRIVAASLIGTTIEWYDFFLYGTAAALVFNKLFFPTADPLTGTLIAFLTYAIGFLARPLGGVVFGHFGDKVGRKKLLVLSLVMMGGATFAMGLLPTHASIGVGAPILLTALRLVQGFALGGEWGGAVLIVSEHGGAEHRGFWASWPQSGAPGGNLLATGVLALLAAVQSDATFLAWGWRIPFLLSGVLVVVGLWIRLSVSESPVFLAAQAEAEAEAAKSGARQEKAPVVQVFRKDWRQVLTAIGTRFGENISYYILTSFLLVYVTTHLGLPKTTALNALLIGSAVHFVTIPAWGALSDRIGRRPVTLIGSVGMALWAFGFFALVDSKSFAVITAAVTAGLLLHGAMYGPQAAFVSEMFDTKVRYSGASMGSQLASIVAGALAPIIAVELLKDYGSSVPVSIYLSAAAVVTTLTVAFARETRGRDLSRPKAEARDQAQAVAGNGYAGRSTAAVSDSA; encoded by the coding sequence ATGGCCTCCACCGCAACGGCTCCCCCAGCCCCGTCAGGCATCAGACGCATCGTCGCCGCCAGCCTGATCGGGACCACCATCGAGTGGTACGACTTCTTCCTCTACGGGACCGCCGCGGCGCTGGTCTTCAACAAGCTGTTCTTCCCCACCGCCGATCCGCTCACCGGCACCCTGATCGCCTTCCTCACCTACGCCATCGGGTTCCTGGCCCGGCCGCTGGGCGGGGTGGTGTTCGGGCACTTCGGGGACAAGGTGGGGCGCAAGAAGCTGCTCGTGCTCAGCCTGGTCATGATGGGCGGGGCCACCTTCGCGATGGGGCTGCTGCCCACCCATGCGAGCATCGGGGTGGGTGCTCCGATCCTGCTGACCGCGCTGCGGCTGGTGCAGGGGTTCGCGCTGGGTGGTGAGTGGGGCGGGGCCGTGCTGATCGTCTCCGAGCACGGTGGGGCCGAGCACCGGGGGTTCTGGGCCTCGTGGCCGCAGTCCGGGGCTCCCGGGGGGAACCTGCTGGCCACCGGGGTACTGGCGCTGCTCGCCGCCGTGCAGTCGGACGCCACGTTCCTCGCCTGGGGATGGCGGATTCCGTTCCTGCTCTCGGGAGTGCTCGTGGTGGTCGGGCTGTGGATCCGGCTCTCCGTCTCCGAGTCCCCCGTCTTCCTCGCCGCGCAGGCCGAGGCCGAAGCCGAGGCCGCCAAGAGCGGCGCGCGGCAGGAGAAGGCGCCCGTCGTGCAGGTGTTCCGCAAGGACTGGCGGCAGGTGCTGACCGCCATCGGCACCCGGTTCGGCGAGAACATCTCGTACTACATCCTCACTTCCTTCCTCCTCGTCTACGTCACCACCCACCTCGGGCTCCCCAAGACCACCGCGCTCAACGCGCTCCTGATCGGCTCGGCCGTCCACTTCGTCACCATCCCCGCCTGGGGTGCGCTCTCGGACCGGATCGGGCGCCGGCCGGTGACGCTGATCGGCTCGGTGGGGATGGCGCTGTGGGCGTTCGGGTTCTTCGCCCTGGTCGACTCCAAGTCCTTCGCCGTCATCACGGCGGCCGTCACCGCGGGTCTGCTGCTGCACGGCGCCATGTACGGGCCGCAGGCCGCCTTCGTCTCCGAGATGTTCGACACCAAGGTCCGTTACTCGGGCGCCTCGATGGGCTCCCAGCTCGCCTCGATCGTCGCGGGTGCGCTGGCCCCGATCATCGCCGTCGAGCTCCTGAAGGACTACGGCTCCTCGGTGCCGGTCTCCATCTACCTGTCCGCGGCCGCCGTGGTCACCACCCTCACCGTCGCCTTCGCCCGCGAGACCCGGGGCCGGGACCTGTCCCGGCCGAAGGCTGAGGCCCGGGACCAGGCCCAGGCCGTCGCGGGGAACGGCTACGCCGGGCGGTCCACGGCCGCGGTCTCCGACTCCGCCTGA